The following are encoded together in the Nocardioides okcheonensis genome:
- a CDS encoding GrpB family protein — protein sequence MPSTAGWAEDYEALATDLRRGLGPGWELEHVGSTSVPGLAAKPVIDVAIRAPEGADPAAYDARFVAAGWTAPRPLGDHAATFLLDGDVRRAIAHLFTAAQWPEAHVRLFPDWLRRHPADRDAYGALKARLLRDGAWEAGDYTARKGAFVTEVVNRAREERGLGPVTGPL from the coding sequence GTGCCGTCGACCGCCGGGTGGGCCGAGGACTACGAGGCGCTCGCCACCGACCTGCGCCGCGGGCTGGGGCCGGGGTGGGAGCTGGAGCACGTCGGCTCGACGTCGGTGCCGGGGCTGGCCGCCAAGCCCGTGATCGACGTCGCGATCCGGGCGCCCGAGGGCGCCGACCCGGCCGCGTACGACGCACGGTTCGTCGCCGCGGGCTGGACGGCGCCGCGACCGCTGGGGGACCACGCCGCGACCTTCCTGCTCGACGGCGACGTACGCCGGGCGATCGCGCACCTCTTCACCGCCGCGCAGTGGCCCGAGGCGCACGTGCGCCTGTTCCCGGACTGGCTGCGCCGACACCCGGCGGACCGCGACGCCTACGGGGCGCTGAAGGCCCGCCTCCTGCGCGACGGGGCGTGGGAGGCCGGCGACTACACCGCACGCAAGGGCGCGTTCGTGACCGAGGTCGTCAACCGCGCCCGCGAGGAGCGGGGGCTGGGGCCCGTCACCGGTCCCCTCTAG